The genomic region AGATTTGTGATATccataatatttacatttgttttcgGACATGTAACTCACCAGTCTCTCCCTGTCATTCTGCAGGGCTTGTAGTGCATTCTTCAGACCCCACACTTCTCCAGTAGAGCCCACAGGGCTGCTTTGTGCTGAGTGGCCCCCTGCGTTACTCATCTCCTCCAGTCTCAGGCTCAGTTCTTGGGCCTTGTTCAGAGCCTGGTCCCTGCTGTCCTGGAGGGAGGCCATGGCTTTTGAGAAGGACTGGTTCTCTGCTCTCAGCTGCGTTgtcgtctctctctctgccagcaGATTCTGTTCCACAGCCAGCAGGTCTCTGGCCAGCTCCGCCACCCTCTCCTGAGCGTTCTCTGACTCTGTCCGCAtcacccccccctcccatcgCAGCTCTGACAGCTCTTTGCTCCTGCCCTGCTGCTCCTGTCTCTCCGTCTGTATTCTCTCCTCCAGAGCCTCCACCTGCTCTCTGGCTGCTTGCAGCTGCTCCCTCAGCTTCTCCACTTCTGCACCGGGAGCATCTCTCACCTGTGGTGCAGCCTGGCTAAGAGTCTCCCTTTCCACCCTCACTGCTTCCACTTCCGTCTCTCCGGCTCTGCTTACACTCTTTACCTGACTTTCTAattcctccttttccttttcaagAGACGCAATGCGTGCTCGCTGAGCTGCCAGAAGCTGTTTGTGCTGCGAGTCCTTCATGCTCAGGACTTGGTTCAGTTCATCGCGGTAGCCGTGGAGCTGAGCGGACAGCTGAGACCTTTCAGCATACAGGTCGTCTCTCTGGACCAGCAGAGAGCGCAGCTCTTCTTTCAGGCTGTTGTTCTCCCCTGCCGCCTCTTGGATCAGACCGTCCTTCTCTAACATCACCTGAGGcacacaacaaaatatatatatcatcaGCTGAAGTATGAAAGGGGCGATCAACATGACCCATACCTCTCTCTGTACCGCACTCATACAGTTTTGCACTTTCTACAAAAGCGTGGTTGTCTTAAAAGTAAGACAGGTGACATAAATCTACATATCAACTAAGCCACATGTTCTAAATAGGACTTGAAGTTATACCCTTGTTTGcccttttatgtttaaaatattaaggatgaaaatacaaaaatgaatatcTAATCAAGCCCTGCCCATTTCTCAATACGTTTCGGAGGTCGTGATTTTTATACTACGCAAAAAAAAGGAACGGTATGAACTAATGTGTAACCTTGAGAGTCATTTTCCTTTAGCTTTGTTTCATTATTGCCTCTTAAagagtttgtttaaatgtgcacaGGAACTAACAGCTGTAAGCAATCTCTTCCTGCTCCCATCAGGGtgggtaaaataaaaataaaatcccaaattgggatcaataaagtacttctattcttattcaaatatatatattcacaataaaaacacatcatattttGGCTGCTCCAGCTGTTATGGGCTTTAGGTTTGTGTGCGTCACCTGCAGGTGTTTCTCCTCCAGCTGTTTGTACATGTTCaggactctgtctctgtcatcCTGAAGGGAGCCCATGGCCTTCATGAAAGAGTCCAGTTTGGTTTTCCTGTTgttgctctcctcctctgcctttcGCATTTTTTCTTCCAGATCCCTCAgttcccctctcctctgctccagCTCATCCTCAGCTTCCTGTGCCCTGCTGTCGGCCTCCTTCCTAGCCTCCTCTGCAGCCTGGGAAGCAAAACAACCATGAGAAGTGAGCAATTTGTCAACAATACATAAGAAATGCTAGAGATAAAAACCTGTGAATACCTGAGCTACAGCGTGCTCCTTCTCTCCCAGCATTTCcacctctttcctttccttctcatTCAACTCAGTCTGCAGACTCTCTGTCAGGGCCTTAGAGGAGCGCAGGTCTGTCTCTAGTTGCTCCACATTCAGACACAGCCGCCTCTCTTCAGCCTCCCGCTCACTCAGCTCGGTCCTGGCCAGGTCCACTTCACGCTGCAGCCGCCCGACAGCTTCCTCCAGAGCTCTTGCCCTCTGATTGAGACTCTCCGCCTCTCTTTTCAGAGCGTGAGCCTCATTATGTGCAGCCTGCAGCTCAGATGTAGTTTGCTGTAGCTTGCTTTTCACCTCCTCTAGGGCGGCTTGGCTCTCTGCgactttcttttcctcctcttccagtTTCAGCTTCaaatctttctctgtcttctccagcctgaaagaagaaaaacaatcctGTAAGTTTTGAGCTAAAAAGCTAAATAcaatgcagaggaagaggaagatttTACCTGTCGACTGATATCTGAAGTTCCTCTTTCAGGGCAGATTCTCTCTGAAGCTGTTCTCGCAGCTCCTTTGCTCGTGTCTCAGCTTCCCGAACTCCGGCCTCCTTACCCTGCAGGGCGTCACTATAGCGATTCTCCCATTGTTTGGTCTCGTCCAAAACTCTGTCTCGGTCGTCCTGCAGTGAGGACATGCAGCGCGAGAAGGCCGCTAACCTGGCCAGAGACTCGTCCAGGCGGGCCTGCAGCTCCTGGGCTTGTCTCTTCGCCGCTTCTGCAACCTCTCTGGCCTCCAGGGTCGCTTCCTCTTCCTTGTCCCGCTCTCTGTCCACCTCTTCCAGTCTCAGCTCCATCTCCTTCAGTTCGCCTCCGAGCCTGAACCTCACAGAGTCCAGGGTCTGCTCTGCCTCTGCTTTCATCGAGGCCTCTCTCTGTTGGGCGTTCTGCTCGATGGTATTTCTCTCCGCTATAGCTTCGCTTGCCTGCTTCTGGGCCTCATCCAGCCTAGATTTACAGGTATCCAGCTCTGCTTCTGTCCTTTTCAGATCTTCTAGAGTTCTGGAAGTCTCCAGTTGGGATAGTTCTAGTTTATTCTGGAGCTCGTTATGGCCTTGCTGCAGCGCCTTAGCGTCCCTACCCATCTCGCTGATCCTCTCCTGGTACTTGATGCAGTCCTTCTGCAGCTGCCGGACCTCAAGCtgcttctccctcagcagctcctccagctgacGCGCTCTGCTCTGACTGCCTTCCCTGACCCTCTGAGCGGACCTCAACTGCTGCTCCAGCTCCCTCTGCTTGCCAGACTCGGCTTCAGCTTCCGTCCTCTCTCTCTGCGCCTGCCTCATGTCCTCCTCCAGCCTGGCAGACCGGTCGCTCTCGCTCTGCGCCTCGGCCTCCAGCTCGGCCCGCTCCCTCGCCAAGCGCTCCACCTCCCGCTGCAGCTCGGCCAGGTGCTCCCGGTTGTCAGCCGCCTCCTGCTGGTAGTCTGCAATGCTCCCGTTGAGCTGGGCCAGCTGGTTCATCAGACGCTCCTCCAGGTTGTCCTTCTCGGTTTCTAGGCTCCTGAGCAGCTCTTTGAACTGCGCCTCCCTCTTTGCTCCCTCCTCCACCAGGCTCTTTTCTCTCGCTTTGCCCTCTTGGAGGCACTTCTCTAGGGAGGCCACAAGGCTCTCCTTCTCTTTGCTCTCCTGGAGATCTCGCTCAAGAGAGGCCAGCTCAGCTCTGAGTCCAGCCTCCTGTTCCTGCCACAGTTCCCGCTCTGCATTGACAGCTGCCTCCATCtccctcatcttctcctctaatgaaacactttcagtcatttctgctttttcctCAGTaggctgtgagtgtgtttctggtGCAGGTGCTATTTGTTCAGCTTGTGTCTCTTCcaggtgtttttctttgtcttcattCTGACTCTCAACAGGCTCTGCTGTGGTCATGTCTAATTGCTTTGCAGTGACTACCTCTTCTACAACAGCTGCCTCAGATACATTCTCCTCTTTCTGTCCCATTTGCTGTTCCCTCAACTGCTCAATCTGCTGCTCTAAAGAGGCTCTTTCTGCCACAGAAGCATCCAAGTCGGCTTTCAAAGCCGTGATCTCATCCTGAAGTCTTTCAACCTCCGCTTTAAGCGCCCTGCCGTCTCGCTTCACCACGGTCTTGTCCTGCATCTCTCTGAGTCTCTCGTTCTCCTCCTCTAACTCCattattttctgctgctttcctTTGGCAAactttctcattttgtctttcaCCAAATCCACCTCTTTCTGTGCCTCTTCTCCTTGTCTCTCAGCTTCCTGCCTCCCGGCCTCGTGCGCCCTCACCTTGGACGCAagctcctgcctctcctgccgGGCGGCTTCCAGGACTCGCCTCACCCGCTCGGCCTCGTCGCTCACGTTTTCGTACGACTTGAGCAGAGTCTCGTACTCGTCCTTCATGACTTGAACCTTCTCCTCCCATTCTCTGCAGGCTTTGGCGGCCTCTTCTTTGGCCAGCTCCACCTCCCTCTTACAGGCGTCTTTCTCACTCAGTATGCCGTCCATGGCCAGTTTGAGGCTCTCGCAGGATGATCCTAAGCTTTGGTTTTCCACTAATGTCCTGTCAACCTCATCGATCAGTCTGACTCGTTCCACTCTCAGCTTCTCCAGCTCATCTTCAGCGGACTCCTTTTTCTGCTTCAGCTCTGCTATGAGCTTCTCAGTTTCAGCCAGCTTCTCcttgttggttttgttttcttttaaggcGTCTTTGCGAGAGATCAGAGCAGCCTGAAGTTTCCGTTGGAGCTGCTGGATCTTTGCCTCgctgtctttttcttcctcttgcTTCTGTGGAACTTCGACCTCTAACCTTTGGGTTTTTTCTTGCTCAGCATTCAGTTCTTCCTGCAAAGAAGCTATCAGCTGATCCTTCTGGGACACTGTGTCCTGCATGGAGTGTATGAGAGAGTTCTGCTCGCTAAGCTGCTGACCCAGCTCCATGATTTCAAGGTTCTTACTATCGAGGAACTGCTTGAAGTCCTCCACCTCGGCCTGAAGACTTGTGACAGAGGATGAGGAATCTGCAGACGCCTCTTTAGCTGCAATTTCCATTTCTGCTTTCAGGGTTTCAGCGTAAGCCTCAGCCTGGTGATACTTTTCTCTGAGATCATTAACTTCCTCTGAGAGCGCATCAatctgtctttccttttctcGCAGTGCCTGCAGCTCTTTGCCCAATTCCAATAATTCAGCCTCCTTCAGAGACAAActggtgtgtgtttcctgcagctgctgatcTAGCTCTGCATTAGCCATGCGCACAGTCTGGATTTCTCCTCTGAGGGCTTGCAGGGATTCTTCTATGTGTGCAGAAAAGACAGACTGCTCTGCGGGTTTCTGGACCGGATCGCTGGTTTGGGGTTGGGATGAATCTGTCTCTGACGTGGCAAAATCCACCCAATCCTCCTGGACCCAATCACTTGTTGCTTGCTTTTCCATTTTGTCAGCCAGTTGCTTGGGAGGTTCAGTGCTTTTTTGTTCTTCTAATTCCCTCAATTTAGTCAGAAGAACTTCTCCCTCAGTGCTCTGCATCTCAAACCTTTCCACCAGTTCGCTgtattcttctttctgctgCTTCAGCTGTTCCCGGTGgtgcctgtctttctctttggcTTTGCGGATGGTTTCCTTGCGAGATTCTTGAGACTCCTGAACTTTCTTCTGAAGGTTTTCGCACTCTGCTTCAAGAAAGGTCACTTGGGAATGTAACGCGGTTATTTCGGGGGAACTGTCAGCCTGCTGAGGGTTTTCAGCTTCTTCAATGAGCTTTTTATTCAGAGCAAGCGTTTCAGTGAGAACTTGATCCTGTTGAGTAATCTTCAGCTCAAGAGCCTCAACTGCCTCTTCTTTGGTTCTTAAACTTTGTTCAAGTTCGATCAGTTTAGCTTCCATTTCCTGAATCTCCTGCCCTCTGGATTGCTCTGCCTCTGCGATGTCTGCAGTAGTTTCAACTTCTCgctctttcaatttcttcactTCTACATCAAAATCAGCAACCTTCTTCATGAGCTCTTTGCGTTGCACAAGTGCAGCCTGCAGCTTTTTCTTGGTGGTCATCAGTTGGGTCTCCAGCACTCCTTTCTCCTTTCGCACACTAGCAAGTTCATCATCAGCATGAGCATCTGAGTCTTCAGAACTCACTTTCTGTTTCTCGTCTTGGTCTTTCTCAAGGTCTACTATCTGCTCCTTCAGTGATTTCACTTCACTGTTTATCTGGaacttctcttcctctgcttgGAGGAGTTTTGCCGACATGCTGTCGTTGAGTTCCATCACCTCTTGCTCCTTATGGCTGAGAAGGAGTTGCAGCTCGCTGATCTCCGTGTCCTTCTTTGATAGAGTGTCATTATTGAGCTCTGATGTCTGagagtattcca from Eleginops maclovinus isolate JMC-PN-2008 ecotype Puerto Natales chromosome 17, JC_Emac_rtc_rv5, whole genome shotgun sequence harbors:
- the golgb1 gene encoding golgin subfamily B member 1 isoform X1 produces the protein MFSRLATVLQELSGEEGPDGDPQGMLVPQLPAGEGQAPGESEAPEEALERLAHLEQLVVQLKELIREKDTQLNQKDTELSDKDAKLKNEKDEAEARFTKLKLQAKAKMASLSKQITELKGQGGAPQSPDSSFTGAGTAVEEELQELKNRLSEEEANSRELQERLRTTEQILQEKESAHAEQLQKLQAVVCEKDVRFQEQIQKHEEELLGVTAQSHIDGQLQQVQDPRALHAAQRRCEELEEALNSRSQVLEMLQQEVSSADQQKQILTAQFRQMEQELSEAAKQREEERQRWSEQASRADAEVAALRSSLEDFERDRAELVRQDGELAALREAEHVNLEALERERMEFARLERQLSLMKEAELAAVQASHDASESDRAEILQLESELASLREAVVHASEEVSEREKSEVHKRERELASLKEEHENAQKKGEVLAEIWRHLRFLAVEDVQAAEEVPVPADLSLFLDTVQTIETQLTRLRDECSEREERCVQLTHTMETLHEQLDRKTTKQEETVARIQQLEQQIITTPERDDVTEPSDQDSTEAKKEYILELEQQLLERDNELLALRESLRQATEQSGVTSPDHYKQTPDQGQDADTPPHDSSAALSSFMEDSREEETTLVAEDSSVLSMSADTESSPELIGDQSESPEESKGASSDEMVASSDSEVAHSSWTLLEALNQDGGQEWPSNLQDFGQLQLQSWEATSIEQETSTVQVESSSVIIRETVQVHVTQQSSSTTEESISSGQVFAQALAEELQIRYSEILAELQRLRDAAAESQEKIKSLEEKTQSLTAAKEEAESQSNSFEEELKSTREEMEKLLQNSSSGTEKYGVEMQLLEEQIDILSTQSKTKEEGIQALQADLETAHQAFSEQEGQVRMLSAQLEDRELLSSELERRLQDMESIMLEYSQTSELNNDTLSKKDTEISELQLLLSHKEQEVMELNDSMSAKLLQAEEEKFQINSEVKSLKEQIVDLEKDQDEKQKVSSEDSDAHADDELASVRKEKGVLETQLMTTKKKLQAALVQRKELMKKVADFDVEVKKLKEREVETTADIAEAEQSRGQEIQEMEAKLIELEQSLRTKEEAVEALELKITQQDQVLTETLALNKKLIEEAENPQQADSSPEITALHSQVTFLEAECENLQKKVQESQESRKETIRKAKEKDRHHREQLKQQKEEYSELVERFEMQSTEGEVLLTKLRELEEQKSTEPPKQLADKMEKQATSDWVQEDWVDFATSETDSSQPQTSDPVQKPAEQSVFSAHIEESLQALRGEIQTVRMANAELDQQLQETHTSLSLKEAELLELGKELQALREKERQIDALSEEVNDLREKYHQAEAYAETLKAEMEIAAKEASADSSSSVTSLQAEVEDFKQFLDSKNLEIMELGQQLSEQNSLIHSMQDTVSQKDQLIASLQEELNAEQEKTQRLEVEVPQKQEEEKDSEAKIQQLQRKLQAALISRKDALKENKTNKEKLAETEKLIAELKQKKESAEDELEKLRVERVRLIDEVDRTLVENQSLGSSCESLKLAMDGILSEKDACKREVELAKEEAAKACREWEEKVQVMKDEYETLLKSYENVSDEAERVRRVLEAARQERQELASKVRAHEAGRQEAERQGEEAQKEVDLVKDKMRKFAKGKQQKIMELEEENERLREMQDKTVVKRDGRALKAEVERLQDEITALKADLDASVAERASLEQQIEQLREQQMGQKEENVSEAAVVEEVVTAKQLDMTTAEPVESQNEDKEKHLEETQAEQIAPAPETHSQPTEEKAEMTESVSLEEKMREMEAAVNAERELWQEQEAGLRAELASLERDLQESKEKESLVASLEKCLQEGKAREKSLVEEGAKREAQFKELLRSLETEKDNLEERLMNQLAQLNGSIADYQQEAADNREHLAELQREVERLARERAELEAEAQSESDRSARLEEDMRQAQRERTEAEAESGKQRELEQQLRSAQRVREGSQSRARQLEELLREKQLEVRQLQKDCIKYQERISEMGRDAKALQQGHNELQNKLELSQLETSRTLEDLKRTEAELDTCKSRLDEAQKQASEAIAERNTIEQNAQQREASMKAEAEQTLDSVRFRLGGELKEMELRLEEVDRERDKEEEATLEAREVAEAAKRQAQELQARLDESLARLAAFSRCMSSLQDDRDRVLDETKQWENRYSDALQGKEAGVREAETRAKELREQLQRESALKEELQISVDRLEKTEKDLKLKLEEEEKKVAESQAALEEVKSKLQQTTSELQAAHNEAHALKREAESLNQRARALEEAVGRLQREVDLARTELSEREAEERRLCLNVEQLETDLRSSKALTESLQTELNEKERKEVEMLGEKEHAVAQAAEEARKEADSRAQEAEDELEQRRGELRDLEEKMRKAEEESNNRKTKLDSFMKAMGSLQDDRDRVLNMYKQLEEKHLQVMLEKDGLIQEAAGENNSLKEELRSLLVQRDDLYAERSQLSAQLHGYRDELNQVLSMKDSQHKQLLAAQRARIASLEKEKEELESQVKSVSRAGETEVEAVRVERETLSQAAPQVRDAPGAEVEKLREQLQAAREQVEALEERIQTERQEQQGRSKELSELRWEGGVMRTESENAQERVAELARDLLAVEQNLLAERETTTQLRAENQSFSKAMASLQDSRDQALNKAQELSLRLEEMSNAGGHSAQSSPVGSTGEVWGLKNALQALQNDRERLLEQLQTQASELKKQKSELARLGAGELIKVSQELFEEKKKNEDMLSILMQLENVVEMGKRELETLRLERMDWMAQAEQLKQQTLATLSERDQQMRQLSAMLEEAHSQKPKLQQEHYQREGTEEVDSAPGAPQERSSQLDSHAYIAEVKELQGRLEQEMQQRVTAEEQLMATQDQLKRHSQRTWHSAQEEDHSETAVFIEQEGAITRARRGGPGFMRMLRGAFCSRQRTPLLLSLYLLTVHVLLLLCMGGFF